In a genomic window of Zingiber officinale cultivar Zhangliang chromosome 9B, Zo_v1.1, whole genome shotgun sequence:
- the LOC122024218 gene encoding uncharacterized protein LOC122024218: MEIVVSSIATKRDLVTLDLLGPDPSSGGLDPRLRISSDGDYLPPLDLNQVPEDVGPRREVEAGEGEEALQGRQSVCTIEKVKQALERETERRKGAASDGGEGSLSTSASPSSSSSSSSSVTTVSAKRFADRGDEGSPPDRGDSAAGRGGSLVVAGCSGCLSYVLIPKGNPRCPRCDARVTPPLTVASPPAPLKKKPRIDLNSSLTTL, from the exons atggagatTGTGGTCAGTTCTATTGCCACGAAGAGGGATCTAGTCACGCTCGATCTCCTCGGCCCCGATCCCTCATCTGGAGGCCTCGATCCACGGCTCCGGATCTCTTCCGACGGCGACTATCTGCCTCCCCTG GACCTCAACCAGGTCCCCGAAGACGTGGGTCCGCGGCGGGAGGTGGAGGCGGGGGAGGGGGAGGAGGCGCTCCAGGGTCGGCAGAGCGTGTGCACCATCGAGAAGGTGAAGCAGGCGCTGGAGCGGGAGACGGAGCGGCGGAAGGGAGCGGCGTCGGACGGCGGAGAGGGATCTCTTTCGACTTCTgcttctccctcctcctcctcctcctcctcctcgtcggTCACCACGGTCTCGGCCAAGCGGTTCGCTGACCGGGGCGACGAGGGGTCGCCGCCGGACCGCGGAGACTCCGCCGCAGGCCGAGGCGGGAGCCTCGTGGTGGCTGGGTGCTCCGGATGCCTCTCCTACGTGCTGATCCCAAAGGGGAACCCGCGGTGCCCCCGATGCGACGCGCGCGTCACTCCGCCGCTGACGGTGGCCTCGCCGCCGGCGCCGCTCAAGAAGAAACCACGTATCGACCTCAATTCGTCGCTTACCACCCTCTAG
- the LOC122022939 gene encoding proline-rich receptor-like protein kinase PERK4 has product MSSVPSPENNSTSSSTSSKSSPMVAAPNDTHSSASSSLEQDVDPSNSISAGHVLSKATAPLKSLTNSTQNAQSNANLPTIIGVVAGVGLVFMFLVLVCICCVKKNNNKKKKRLHDSMKYYADGSFKDSGFYASSLPKWHTGDHAGAMHGGGWHPQLPPTNDDDVSVVFSGPHGPPPLPPPSPVVALALNDSTFTYEELVAATSGFSPSNLLGQGGFGYVHKGVLPNGKEIAVKQLKAGSGQGEREFHAEVDIISRVHHRHLVSLVGYCISGAQRMLVYEFVPNKTLEYHLHGKGLPVMDWSRRLKIALGSAKGLAYLHEDCHPRIIHRDIKSANILIDLKFEAMVADFGLAKLSLDNHTHVSTRVMGTFGYLAPEYASSGKLTVKSDVFSYGVMLLEIITGRRPVDTHSFMDDSLVDWARPILSRALADGDYDELADPRLNGNYDPVEMARMVACAAASIRHSAKKRPKMSQIVSALEGAVSLEDLNEGVRPGQSMMFSSGSDYETSSYNSSMNRIRKVVLIPEYTDEYSGPISEYEPTLPSPSNNDVYSDDDGDDDDLDHIGNQRHGPHSPL; this is encoded by the exons ATGTCTTCAGTTCCGTCGCCGGAGAACAATTCGACTTCCTCATCAACGAGTTCAAAGTCCTCGCCTATGGTGGCCGCTCCAAATGATACTCATTCCTCTGCATCCTCCTCATTAGAACAAGATGTCGATCCTTCTAATTCAATTTCCGCTGGACATGTTCTATCTAAAGCGACAGCCCCGTTGAAGTCGCTAACCAACTCCACTCAAAATGCTCAATCTAATGCGAATTTGCCAACGATCATAGGAGTTGTGGCGGGAGTTGGACTGGTTTTCATGTTCTTGGTCTTGGTGTGCATTTGTTGCGTCAAgaagaacaacaacaagaagaagaagaggctcCACGACTCTATGAAATACTACGCGGATGGTTCGTTCAAAG ATAGTGGCTTTTATGCTTCATCACTTCCCAAGTGGCACACCGGAGACCATGCCGGCGCAATGCATGGAGGAGGGTGGCATCCTCAATTGCCTCCGACTAATGACGACGATGTGAGTGTGGTCTTTTCGGGACCTCATGGTCCTCCGCCATTGCCACCTCCTTCTCCGGTCGTCGCCCTTGCTTTAAATGATAGCACCTTCACATATGAAGAGCTTGTAGCCGCCACGAGCGGCTTCTCCCCTTCCAATCTCTTAGGACAAGGAGGGTTTGGGTACGTCCACAAAGGGGTGCTACCCAACGGGAAGGAGATCGCGGTGAAGCAACTCAAGGCAGGGAGTGGACAAGGGGAGAGGGAGTTCCACGCTGAAGTCGACATCATTAGTCGGGTTCACCATCGCCACCTCGTGTCTCTCGTCGGCTATTGCATTTCCGGAGCACAAAGAATGTTGGTCTATGAATTCGTTCCTAACAAAACTCTCGAATACCACCTTCATG GGAAGGGACTTCCGGTGATGGATTGGTCAAGAAGGCTCAAAATTGCATTAGGATCAGCTAAAGGCCTTGCCTACTTGCATGAGGACT GCCATCCTCGGATAATTCATCGGGATATCAAGTCGGCAAACATTCTTATCGACCTCAAATTTGAAGCAATG GTGGCCGATTTTGGATTGGCTAAGCTCTCGTTGGATAATCACACTCATGTTTCAACAAGAGTGATGGGAACCTTTGG GTATTTGGCACCCGAATATGCATCGAGCGGGAAGTTAACCGTGAAATCTGATGTGTTCTCATATGGGGTGATGCTACTTGAGATCATAACGGGAAGAAGACCCGTTGACACTCATTCATTCATGGACGATAGCCTAGTAGATTGG GCAAGGCCAATTTTGTCGCGGGCATTGGCCGATGGAGACTACGATGAATTAGCCGATCCGCGCTTGAATGGCAACTACGATCCTGTGGAAATGGCACGCATGGTGGCGTGTGCCGCCGCTAGCATTCGCCATTCAGCCAAGAAGCGTCCCAAAATGAGTCAG ATCGTGAGCGCACTGGAAGGTGCTGTATCACTTGAAGACTTGAATGAGGGGGTGAGGCCAGGCCAAAGCATGATGTTCAGCTCGGGCTCAGACTATGAGACTAGCTCATACAACTCGAGCATGAACCGCATTCGGAAAGTCGTGTTGATTCCTGAGTACACCGATGAATACAGTGGACCAATTTCGGAGTACGAACCCACCCTTCCTTCTCCATCGAACAATGATGTCTACTCCGATGATGATGGTGATGATGATGATTTGGATCACATTGGAAACCAAAGGCACGGACCTCATTCACCGCTATGA